In Eleutherodactylus coqui strain aEleCoq1 chromosome 4, aEleCoq1.hap1, whole genome shotgun sequence, the following are encoded in one genomic region:
- the LOC136625436 gene encoding myeloperoxidase-like, producing the protein MTPLHPGVWLLLVWGLIHTTSSSYYDGIEELNNDFIESCAKEAKHLVDTAYKNTRQILKERLRKKTVDARDLMAYFKQPVAGSRNVIRAADYMGTTLQLLEGKVKYFYDRPYNISDLLTKNQMETISRISGCANQHLPKVCESTKYRTITGQCNNRRNPTLGASNTGFLRLLPAQYEDGMSVPRGWTENRRINGFRLPLARQVSNEIVRFPTENITLDNGRALIFMQWGQWTDHDLDLSPETPARSTFLEGVDCDQSCEKAPPCFPLQIPANDPRFRNRSDCIPLFRSSPVCTPGSPIREQINILTSFVDGSQVYGSDLPLSFQLRNNTNQFGLMAINQNFTDNGLAFLPFETAQEDFCVLTNKSGLPCFLGGDPRVSEQPGLTAFHTLFVREHNRIATELRRMNPRWSGETLYQEARKVVGGILQKITYKDWLPLLLGSETPRVLPTYRGYNESVDPRVANVFTVVFRMGHTLIQPFIYRLADGYRPYAPEPQTPLHMTFFNSWRVVRQGGIDTLLRGLMANRAKLNRQNQLVVDELRERLFLLFKRTGLDLPALNLQRGREHGIPGYNDWRRFCGFSAPRNLNELATVLNNRELAQKFINLYGTPENIDIWVGGVAEPLVRNGRIGQLLTCLIGNQLSRARDGDRFYYENSGVFTTAQRNAIERSTFARVICDNTRITEVPRNVFLGNQYPRDFLRCSNIPALDLRPWRET; encoded by the exons atgaCTCCTCTGCACCCTGGTGTTTGGTTGCTGCTGGTATGGGGACTTATACATACAACTTCATCCTCTTACTATG ATGGAATTGAGGAACTGAATAATGACTTTATAGAAAGTTGTGCCAAGGAAGCCAAACACCTGGTAGATACAGCCTATAAAAACACCCGTCAGAT TTTGAAAGAACGTTTAAGGAAGAAGACGGTAGATGCTCGCGATCTCATGGCTTACTTCAAGCAGCCTGTTGCGGGAAGCAGAAATGTCATACGAGCTGCTGATTACATGGGCACTACTCTCCAACTTCTGGAAGGAAAAGTCAAATACTTTTATGATCGTCCTTACAATATTTCAG ATCTACTAACGAAGAACCAGATGGAAACTATTTCTAGGATTTCCGGCTGTGCAAATCAACACCTTCCAAAAGTTTGCGAGAGCACTAAATACCGCACCATTACTGGACAGTGCAATAACAG GAGAAATCCCACTCTTGGTGCTTCCAACACTGGGTTTTTACGTTTACTGCCTGCTCAGTATGAGGATGGGATGTCCGTTCCTCGTGGCTGGACTGAAAATCGTAGAATTAATGGATTCCGTCTCCCTTTG GCTCGTCAAGTGTCCAATGAAATCGTCAGATTCCCCACTGAAAATATCACCCTAGATAATGGTCGAGCACTTATCTTTATGCAATGGGGACAATGGACAGACCATGACCTTGATCTCTCCCCTGAGACTCCTGCAAGGTCAACTTTCCTTGAAGGTGTGGATTGTGATCAAAGCTGTGAAAAAGCACCCCCCTGCTTTCCACTACAG ATTCCAGCAAATGATCCTCGGTTTCGAAATCGTAGTGACTGTATCCCTCTCTTCCGCTCCTCTCCTGTATGCACCCCAGGATCTCCCATCCGGGAGCAGATAAATATTCTCACCTCGTTCGTTGACGGGAGCCAAGTGTACGGCAGTGATCTGCCACTGTCGTTCCAACTACGTAATAATACAAATCAGTTTGGACTTATGGCCATTAACCAGAACTTCACAGACAACGGACTTGCATTTCTTCCATTTGAAACAGCGCAAGAAGACTTCTGCGTCCTGACTAATAAATCTGGACTCCCCTGTTTCTTGGGAG GAGACCCCCGTGTCAGTGAGCAACCTGGCCTCACTGCCTTTCACACACTCTTTGTACGTGAACACAATCGTATAGCAACTGAGCTGCGGAGGATGAATCCAAGATGGTCTGGTGAGACCTTGTATCAAGAAGCAAGGAAGGTTGTAGGAGGAATCTTACAG AAAATCACATACAAAGATTGGCTGCCTTTACTGTTGGGATCAGAGACACCCAGggtgctccctacatacagaggCTATAACGAGTCTGTGGATCCAAGAGTGGCCAATGTATTCACTGTGGTGTTCCGCATGGGCCATACTCTCATACAGCCATTCATATACCGCCTTGCAGATGGCTATCGCCCCTATGCTCCAGAGCCACAGACCCCTCTTCACATGACTTTCTTCAATAGCTGGAGAGTGGTCAGACAAG GTGGAATTGATACTCTTCTCCGAGGACTGATGGCAAATCGAGCAAAACTAAATCGTCAGAATCAACTGGTGGTGGATGAGTTAAGGGAGCGTCTATTCCTGCTCTTTAAACGGACTGGGCTTGACTTACCGGCCCTTAATTTGCAACGGGGCCGTGAGCATGGCATACCGG GATACAATGATTGGAGAAGgttttgtggattttctgcaccaCGCAATCTGAATGAGTTAGCTACTGTGCTAAATAACAGGGAGTTGGCCCAAAAGTTCATTAATCTGTACGGAACACCTGAAAATATTGACATCTGGGTCGGAGGAGTCGCTGAACCTTTAGTTCGCAATGGCAGAATTGGACAATTGCTTACATGCCTAATTGGCAACCAGCTAAGTAGGGCTCGAGATGGAGACCG GTTTTATTATGAGAACTCTGGAGTGTTCACCACAGCTCAGAGGAATGCGATTGAGAGATCGACATTTGCGCGTGTCATCTGTGACAACACTAGGATTACTGAGGTTCCTCGAAATGTCTTTTTGGGCAATCAGTATCCTCGGGACTTTTTAAGATGTTCCAATATTCCAGCCCTGGATCTAAGACCATGGAGAGAAActtaa